The stretch of DNA ACGCATCCCTGCGATCCGCCGGTCTTGTACTTCTGCAGGTCGCCGTACGGGAACTTCTGCCACGGCGAGTCATGGAACCCGACGTCACCGAAGAACGGCAGCCAGAAGTTCACGTGCACCCGATAGCCCGGCCCCTCCAGGTATCGACCGGTCTCATGACTGACGATGGACCAGCTCCCCGTCGGAGTGCCGTGCCCGATGGCCGACCGGCCGGTGGTGACCGGCGACGAGTCGACGACCGTCGACCGCTCACACAGCCACATGTGCTGCTGCGCCAGGCTGACCACGATGCGTTTCGACGTCGAGTTGTCCGCGCAGGCGGACGCGACGGGGACCGATGTCGGGGTCGACGCCGACCGGACCATCGGCGAAGCCTGCGTGGCTCCGCTTCCACCCTGTTTGACCAGCAGCATCACCGTCAGTACGAGCACTCCGAGCCCGAGCGCACACACCCACGCGTACCGACGAAGACTTGTCGCCGTCCGTTGCAACACGTCGGTCACCGCCCATTCGCCCCGTTTCGCCCTATTACGTAATGACTTTCGTTTTCATTCACAGCGTACAAGGCGGCGACGAAGCGGTGCGGACAGACCTCGACCGGTCGGCGGGGTCGTTACAGGTTCGCCTTGACCATGT from Gordonia humi encodes:
- a CDS encoding L,D-transpeptidase, with translation MTDVLQRTATSLRRYAWVCALGLGVLVLTVMLLVKQGGSGATQASPMVRSASTPTSVPVASACADNSTSKRIVVSLAQQHMWLCERSTVVDSSPVTTGRSAIGHGTPTGSWSIVSHETGRYLEGPGYRVHVNFWLPFFGDVGFHDSPWQKFPYGDLQKYKTGGSQGCVHVPGPMMAKLYDWTRVGTAVTVTA